A genomic stretch from Flavobacterium nitratireducens includes:
- a CDS encoding nucleoid-associated protein gives MINLFNAHIETLSIHRVGNKSRNEAIFLSEQPFSLQDEIVPLIKEFFLKPFREKEENYYQFAHEVDLDYNDMYKYATEIFENPNNTHEVSKKITKHLFEQSNHPHIKNGEVYIAHITNVNIDNTPVDVVGIFKSELQTDFLQFEEKASNLEMILQQGINLNKLDKGCLIFNHKKEEGYKILTVDSNRYDARYWLEHFLSVDAFEDENFITKKYLKFCQGFAKDVVFPAEDKKEEVMFMNRSVNYFAKNDQFEEQNFLNEVLDNPDLIPEFKNYKVDKGEKYSIEDVTSFPIANAAVSDARKSIKNVINLDTNIQIKMDFINPESAEKFVEKGWDEEKQMYYYLVYFNKEQKS, from the coding sequence ATGATCAACTTATTCAACGCACACATCGAAACACTTTCTATTCACAGAGTAGGAAATAAAAGCCGAAATGAGGCTATCTTTTTATCAGAGCAACCTTTTAGCTTACAAGATGAAATTGTTCCGCTTATCAAAGAATTCTTCTTGAAACCTTTCAGAGAGAAAGAAGAAAACTATTATCAATTTGCTCACGAAGTGGATTTGGATTACAATGACATGTACAAATATGCCACTGAAATTTTTGAAAACCCAAATAACACCCATGAGGTTTCTAAAAAAATCACCAAACATTTATTTGAACAATCAAATCATCCACATATAAAAAATGGAGAAGTCTATATTGCACATATTACGAATGTAAATATCGACAATACACCAGTGGATGTTGTAGGTATTTTTAAGAGCGAATTACAAACCGATTTTTTACAATTTGAAGAAAAAGCTTCTAATCTAGAAATGATTCTACAACAAGGAATCAATTTAAATAAATTAGACAAAGGCTGTTTGATTTTCAATCATAAAAAAGAAGAAGGATACAAAATCCTAACTGTTGATAGCAACCGTTATGATGCGCGTTATTGGCTAGAACACTTCTTATCTGTTGATGCGTTTGAAGATGAAAACTTCATTACTAAAAAGTATCTTAAATTCTGTCAGGGATTTGCTAAAGATGTTGTTTTCCCAGCAGAAGACAAAAAAGAAGAGGTAATGTTCATGAACCGTTCGGTAAACTATTTTGCCAAAAACGATCAATTTGAAGAACAAAACTTCCTGAATGAAGTGTTAGACAATCCTGATTTGATTCCTGAGTTTAAAAATTATAAAGTAGACAAAGGTGAAAAATACAGCATTGAAGACGTTACTTCCTTCCCGATTGCTAATGCAGCCGTAAGTGATGCTAGAAAATCTATCAAAAATGTTATTAACCTTGACACCAACATTCAAATCAAAATGGATTTTATAAATCCTGAAAGTGCTGAAAAGTTTGTTGAAAAAGGATGGGACGAAGAAAAACAAATGTATTACTACTTAGTTTATTTTAACAAAGAACAAAAATCTTAG
- a CDS encoding IS1096 element passenger TnpR family protein, whose protein sequence is MVYKFRVILDAEEDIFRDIAILDDDTLEDLHNAIFNSFGFDGMEVASFYTCDETWNQEDEISLFDTGDVPGEQRIMSDYKLSDILDKENTKIIYVYDFINMWTFLVELAAIEEQTAGAIYPETLFAHGEMPDEALEKNFEADNADDFYDEFEDGLDDDDMDMFEGDDSYEDYGFEENWN, encoded by the coding sequence ATGGTTTATAAATTTAGAGTAATCTTAGACGCAGAAGAAGATATTTTTAGAGATATCGCGATACTTGATGATGATACTTTAGAAGATTTACACAACGCTATCTTCAACTCTTTTGGATTTGATGGTATGGAAGTCGCTTCTTTTTACACTTGTGATGAAACTTGGAATCAAGAAGATGAAATTTCACTTTTTGACACTGGTGATGTTCCTGGTGAACAACGAATCATGAGTGATTATAAACTTTCGGACATTCTTGACAAAGAAAACACTAAAATCATTTATGTTTATGATTTTATCAACATGTGGACTTTCTTAGTAGAATTGGCAGCCATTGAAGAACAAACTGCCGGAGCTATCTATCCGGAAACACTTTTCGCACATGGTGAAATGCCTGATGAAGCTTTAGAGAAAAACTTTGAAGCAGATAATGCAGATGATTTTTATGACGAATTTGAAGATGGCTTAGATGATGACGACATGGATATGTTTGAAGGAGACGACAGCTACGAAGATTACGGCTTTGAAGAAAATTGGAACTAG
- a CDS encoding HPP family protein, translated as MPTSKIKRGYRKTRYILYKETLIDYKEHFWSFIGSFIGIGLIAYSQSQQFSHQDVVYLIGSFGASSVLVYGIIESPFSQPRNLIGGHLISAFIGVTVHYLFPETVYIAAPLAVSLSIVLMQITKTLHPPGGATALIAVIGTQKIKSLGYWYILSPVLSGVVILLLTALIFNNMTPSRKYPTHSTYHKRYHKIIKRLRRNN; from the coding sequence ATGCCAACTTCTAAAATTAAACGCGGTTATCGCAAAACCCGTTACATCCTTTACAAGGAAACATTAATTGATTACAAAGAACATTTTTGGTCATTCATAGGATCATTTATCGGAATAGGTCTTATTGCATATTCGCAAAGTCAACAATTTTCACATCAGGATGTGGTGTATCTTATTGGTTCTTTCGGAGCTTCAAGTGTACTGGTTTACGGAATTATAGAAAGCCCCTTTTCTCAGCCTCGCAATCTTATTGGCGGACATTTAATTTCTGCCTTTATTGGTGTCACTGTTCATTATTTATTCCCTGAAACCGTTTACATAGCCGCACCTTTAGCTGTTTCCTTATCGATTGTTTTAATGCAAATCACTAAAACCCTACATCCCCCAGGAGGAGCTACTGCTCTGATAGCGGTTATTGGCACACAAAAAATAAAAAGCTTAGGTTATTGGTACATACTGTCTCCTGTATTAAGTGGCGTAGTAATCCTGCTGCTCACCGCTTTAATTTTCAACAATATGACACCAAGCCGTAAGTACCCTACACACAGCACTTATCACAAACGTTACCATAAAATCATCAAACGCCTTAGACGCAACAACTAA
- a CDS encoding chloride channel protein, giving the protein MKTTARIKKNYHLIKFQKLVIVSILIGFLSAFLGISLKKMTEHYEEIFFHQANVNPYFYILFPVFGLSVIYFLREYLFKKKENKGIKEVFESTNSKTKHLPSYKIPSHTINGLLTVIFGGSTGIEVSTVVATATIGSVAHQKENIFRQYKTELICAGVAAGITALFSSPIAGILFAIEVISRKISRAFIISNLIAVSIAFGLLTLLKEEPLFSVNIATWHFKAIPYFILLGILAGINSVYLTKCVLFFKSKFAKIETHYYKIILGSFILSISLFIFPQLYGEGYHAIKTIINSNEIPLTLTLGFSFIGILLLKPIVASITLASGGDGGVFAPSLFIGAFLGALVASVLNTFFDTQIIPVNFMIIGMAAVLSASIHAPFTAIFLVCGLTNNYTLFFPILAACLISKYTAKMIYPNTVYTFVPSI; this is encoded by the coding sequence ATGAAAACCACTGCTCGAATTAAAAAAAACTACCACCTAATTAAATTTCAAAAACTAGTAATCGTCTCTATTTTAATTGGTTTTCTTTCTGCTTTTTTAGGAATAAGTTTAAAAAAAATGACGGAACATTACGAAGAAATATTTTTTCATCAAGCCAATGTTAATCCGTATTTCTATATTTTATTTCCTGTTTTTGGTTTATCGGTAATTTATTTTTTACGTGAATATCTCTTTAAGAAAAAAGAAAACAAAGGAATTAAAGAAGTTTTTGAAAGCACTAATTCTAAAACTAAACATCTCCCTTCGTACAAAATCCCTTCGCACACCATCAATGGTTTATTAACAGTAATTTTTGGAGGATCTACCGGTATCGAAGTATCTACTGTTGTTGCCACCGCTACCATTGGCTCAGTAGCACATCAAAAAGAAAATATATTTCGCCAATACAAAACCGAATTGATATGCGCCGGTGTTGCAGCAGGAATTACCGCTTTATTTAGCAGTCCAATTGCCGGAATCCTATTTGCAATTGAAGTTATTTCCAGAAAAATTAGCAGGGCATTTATCATCTCAAATTTAATTGCTGTTTCAATTGCTTTTGGATTATTAACTTTACTAAAAGAAGAACCTCTTTTTTCAGTTAACATTGCTACCTGGCATTTTAAAGCAATTCCTTATTTTATTTTATTGGGAATTTTAGCCGGAATCAATTCGGTATATTTAACTAAATGTGTATTGTTTTTCAAATCTAAATTTGCAAAAATTGAAACTCATTATTACAAAATCATACTAGGCTCTTTTATTTTAAGCATATCCCTTTTTATCTTTCCTCAATTATACGGAGAGGGTTATCATGCAATAAAAACAATTATCAACAGCAATGAAATACCTCTAACACTTACATTAGGATTTAGTTTTATTGGTATTTTGCTTTTAAAACCCATAGTAGCCTCAATCACTCTGGCTTCCGGAGGAGATGGAGGTGTTTTTGCGCCTAGTTTATTTATTGGTGCTTTTCTGGGAGCATTAGTAGCCTCTGTACTCAATACTTTTTTCGACACTCAAATAATCCCTGTCAATTTTATGATCATAGGCATGGCAGCTGTTTTGAGTGCGAGTATTCACGCTCCTTTTACCGCCATCTTCCTTGTATGTGGACTAACAAATAATTACACCTTATTTTTCCCAATATTAGCTGCTTGCTTAATTTCTAAATATACCGCAAAAATGATTTACCCTAACACGGTTTACACCTTTGTTCCCAGTATTTAA
- a CDS encoding VOC family protein — MLQLNKIHHVAIICSDYEKSKQFYTEILGLKIIREVYREERQSYKLDLALNNNYCIELFSFPNPPARVSRPEACGLRHLAFAVTNLDDTITFLNTKKINSEPIRIDEFTNKRFTFICDPDELSIEFYEL, encoded by the coding sequence ATGCTTCAACTCAACAAAATCCATCATGTTGCCATTATCTGTTCCGATTACGAAAAATCGAAACAATTCTACACTGAGATTCTCGGTTTGAAAATTATCAGAGAAGTTTATCGGGAGGAACGCCAATCTTACAAACTCGATTTGGCTTTAAACAACAATTATTGTATCGAATTATTTTCTTTCCCAAATCCACCCGCAAGAGTTTCCAGACCTGAAGCATGCGGATTACGTCATCTCGCATTTGCAGTAACCAATCTTGATGATACCATTACTTTCCTAAACACTAAAAAAATCAATAGCGAACCCATTCGTATTGACGAATTTACCAACAAACGATTCACTTTTATTTGCGATCCTGATGAACTTTCGATTGAATTTTACGAACTGTAA
- a CDS encoding sugar O-acetyltransferase, whose product MKTEREKMIDGEYYLATDPALIKDRRRAKNLLHRLNITEYRVTKKAKEIVKELIPNAGQNLYIEPPFHCDYGYNIFCGDNVYFNVNCVVLDCAKVTIGSNVFIAPGVQLYTATHPLDAELRKTLENALPISIGNDCWIGGNSIICPGVTIGNGSVIGAGSVVTKNIPDNSLAVGNPAKVIRKLNQ is encoded by the coding sequence ATGAAAACAGAGAGAGAAAAAATGATCGATGGAGAGTATTATTTAGCGACTGACCCCGCCCTAATTAAAGACCGAAGAAGAGCTAAAAATTTGCTACACCGATTAAACATTACTGAATACCGAGTAACCAAAAAAGCAAAAGAAATTGTAAAAGAATTAATCCCGAATGCTGGTCAAAATTTATACATCGAACCTCCTTTTCATTGCGACTATGGGTACAACATTTTTTGTGGGGACAATGTTTATTTTAATGTAAACTGTGTCGTTCTCGATTGTGCAAAAGTAACTATCGGTTCGAATGTATTTATAGCACCCGGAGTTCAACTCTACACCGCTACTCACCCTCTCGATGCCGAACTAAGAAAGACACTTGAAAACGCACTACCCATCTCCATAGGAAACGATTGTTGGATAGGAGGCAATTCAATTATTTGCCCCGGAGTAACAATTGGAAACGGATCTGTTATCGGAGCCGGTTCGGTGGTAACCAAAAACATCCCCGACAATTCTCTTGCAGTTGGCAATCCTGCCAAAGTAATTCGCAAACTAAATCAATAA
- a CDS encoding COX15/CtaA family protein, producing the protein MKKENKPVIIWLLSGCVLIFIMVVVGGITRLTNSGLSMTDWHLITDTLPPLTEAKWQEAFHQYKQFPEYQKINIHNNFTLSDYKFIYFWEWFHRFIGRAIGIVFIIPFVYFLIKKRLDKETLKKCLILLGLGGLQGFFGWFMVKSGLIDNPDVSHFRLALHLTTAFITFAYTFWVALDLIYPVKRNVEKTLRSIARYTLFFLLLQIIYGGFVAGLNAGLIHNHWPLMSDGQFIHDSVFLEQDSLLLSFTEGKSGVQFIHRTLAYVVTGMILFLYYKSSKYNIDFNQKRSLQTLVFLVFVQFALGVFTLLYGVPLWLGLIHQVNAFFLLSAMTYSLHRFSK; encoded by the coding sequence ATGAAAAAAGAGAACAAACCCGTTATCATTTGGCTACTTTCAGGCTGTGTATTAATCTTCATAATGGTTGTTGTAGGAGGAATCACAAGGTTAACAAACTCCGGTTTATCCATGACCGATTGGCACCTAATCACCGATACGCTACCGCCACTTACGGAAGCAAAATGGCAAGAAGCATTTCACCAATACAAACAGTTTCCTGAATACCAAAAAATAAATATCCATAACAACTTTACGCTTTCTGATTATAAATTTATTTATTTTTGGGAATGGTTTCATCGTTTTATTGGACGTGCTATCGGTATCGTATTTATAATCCCATTTGTCTATTTCCTGATTAAAAAGCGTTTAGACAAGGAAACCTTAAAAAAATGCCTTATCCTCTTAGGACTGGGAGGTTTACAAGGCTTCTTCGGTTGGTTTATGGTTAAAAGCGGTTTAATCGACAATCCAGATGTAAGTCACTTTAGACTTGCGCTACACCTAACTACGGCTTTCATTACCTTTGCATATACATTTTGGGTAGCTTTAGATTTGATTTACCCTGTAAAACGAAACGTTGAAAAAACACTGCGTAGCATAGCCCGATACACACTATTTTTCCTTTTATTACAAATTATATACGGGGGTTTTGTTGCAGGTTTAAATGCAGGTTTAATTCACAATCACTGGCCATTAATGAGCGATGGGCAATTTATTCACGACAGTGTTTTCTTAGAACAAGATAGTCTTTTGTTAAGTTTCACTGAAGGAAAAAGTGGCGTACAATTCATCCATAGAACTTTAGCTTATGTTGTAACTGGTATGATTCTTTTTTTATATTACAAAAGCAGCAAATACAACATTGACTTTAACCAAAAAAGAAGCTTACAAACACTTGTATTCCTAGTATTTGTGCAGTTTGCCCTAGGTGTATTTACATTACTTTACGGCGTACCATTATGGCTAGGATTAATTCATCAAGTAAACGCATTTTTCCTTCTATCTGCAATGACCTATAGTTTACATCGTTTTTCGAAATAA
- a CDS encoding CCA tRNA nucleotidyltransferase: MNYKESLHHPIFKIITQASHEIQVESYVIGGFVRDLILGRDFKKDIDIVAVGSGIELALKVSELLPKKPKVQVFKNYGTAMLRYEDTEIEFVGARKESYNRDSRNPIVENGTLEDDQNRRDFTINALALSLNETTFGNLLDPFDGLTDMKNRILKTPLNPDITYSDDPLRMMRAIRFATQLNFDIEEDSLKAISKNAERIKIISGERIVDELNKILSTEKPSIGFLHLYKTGLLDILIPELTALNQVEEIEGQTHKNNFYHTLEVVDNICPNTDDVWLRWAALLHDIGKAPTKKFNKKQGWTFHGHEFLGGKMVKRLFERLHMPLNQKMKFVQKMVIMSSRPIVLAQDIVTDSAVRRLVFDAGEDVENLMTLCEADITTKNPAKFKKYHKNFEIVRKKIVEVEEKDSIRNFQPPITGEQIMEIFDLKPSREIGILKEAVKEAILEGEIPNEYEAAYQFVLKRAAKLGLEKVK; the protein is encoded by the coding sequence ATGAACTACAAAGAATCATTACATCATCCCATTTTTAAAATAATAACTCAAGCTTCACATGAAATTCAAGTTGAAAGTTACGTTATTGGTGGTTTTGTAAGAGATTTGATTTTAGGTCGTGATTTTAAAAAAGACATTGACATTGTGGCGGTGGGCAGCGGAATTGAATTAGCCTTGAAAGTATCAGAATTACTTCCTAAGAAACCAAAAGTTCAGGTATTTAAGAACTATGGAACGGCAATGTTGCGTTATGAAGACACCGAAATCGAATTTGTAGGGGCTCGTAAAGAATCCTACAACCGTGATAGCCGCAATCCAATAGTTGAAAACGGCACTCTCGAAGACGACCAAAACCGAAGAGACTTCACCATCAATGCCTTAGCTTTGTCGTTGAATGAAACAACTTTTGGAAACTTATTAGACCCATTTGACGGACTAACAGACATGAAAAACAGGATTTTAAAAACACCTTTAAATCCTGACATTACCTACTCTGATGATCCATTGCGAATGATGCGTGCTATCCGATTTGCTACCCAATTGAATTTTGATATCGAAGAAGATTCACTTAAGGCTATTTCAAAAAATGCCGAACGTATCAAAATCATTTCTGGAGAACGAATTGTTGACGAATTGAACAAAATTTTATCAACTGAGAAACCTTCTATTGGTTTTTTACACTTATACAAAACGGGACTTTTAGACATATTAATTCCTGAATTAACTGCTTTAAATCAGGTGGAAGAAATTGAAGGTCAAACACATAAAAACAATTTTTACCATACTCTTGAAGTAGTCGACAATATTTGCCCTAATACTGATGACGTTTGGTTGCGTTGGGCGGCACTTTTGCATGATATTGGAAAAGCACCAACAAAAAAATTCAATAAAAAACAGGGCTGGACCTTTCATGGACACGAATTTTTGGGTGGAAAAATGGTCAAAAGACTATTTGAACGCCTTCACATGCCATTGAACCAAAAAATGAAATTTGTTCAAAAAATGGTCATTATGAGTTCACGACCAATTGTTTTAGCACAGGATATCGTAACAGATTCTGCTGTTCGAAGACTGGTTTTTGATGCAGGTGAAGATGTCGAAAACCTAATGACCCTTTGCGAAGCGGATATCACAACTAAAAACCCTGCGAAATTCAAGAAGTACCATAAAAATTTCGAAATAGTTCGTAAAAAAATTGTCGAAGTTGAAGAAAAAGATTCCATCCGTAATTTCCAACCACCTATTACTGGGGAACAAATTATGGAAATATTCGATTTGAAACCTTCTCGTGAAATTGGTATCCTAAAAGAAGCAGTAAAAGAAGCCATTCTGGAAGGCGAAATCCCAAATGAATATGAAGCAGCCTACCAGTTTGTTTTAAAACGTGCCGCAAAACTGGGATTAGAAAAAGTAAAATAA
- a CDS encoding GxxExxY protein — MTQIIHKEESFQLMGILFEIHKNLGGGFSEIVYKDALEYELKKLNIPFEREKEYTVQYKDIILNHKFYADFVVYDTIILELKSCEKLDSKHIAQSINYLKVSSNKLAILANFNNNSLEYKRIVL, encoded by the coding sequence ATGACACAAATTATACACAAAGAAGAAAGTTTTCAATTAATGGGAATTCTTTTTGAAATCCATAAAAATTTAGGTGGAGGCTTTTCTGAAATTGTTTATAAAGATGCTTTAGAATATGAATTAAAAAAATTAAATATTCCTTTCGAAAGAGAAAAAGAATATACTGTTCAATACAAAGACATTATCTTAAATCATAAATTTTATGCAGATTTCGTGGTATATGATACAATTATTTTAGAACTAAAATCATGTGAAAAATTAGATTCTAAACACATAGCTCAAAGTATTAATTACTTAAAAGTTTCGTCAAACAAACTAGCAATTTTAGCCAATTTTAATAACAACTCACTTGAATACAAAAGAATAGTTTTGTAA
- a CDS encoding L-threonylcarbamoyladenylate synthase encodes MQDINTEVHKAYEIIKEGGIILYPTDTVWGIGCDATNPEAIAKIYKLKQREETKSMIVLVNGERMIYNVFKEIPEVAWQIIDLSEKPTTLILDHPRNVAKNIIADDDTLAVRLVKEPFCYKLLERMKNPLVSTSANISGEPTPKSFKEISPEIIKGVDYVVNLHREKICQNPSTIIKLTNDSQVKIIRK; translated from the coding sequence ATGCAAGATATTAATACCGAAGTACACAAAGCCTACGAAATCATTAAAGAAGGAGGTATTATTCTATACCCTACTGATACCGTTTGGGGAATTGGATGTGACGCCACAAACCCCGAAGCAATTGCCAAGATTTACAAATTAAAACAACGTGAAGAAACAAAAAGCATGATTGTTTTAGTAAATGGTGAAAGAATGATTTACAATGTTTTTAAAGAAATTCCAGAAGTCGCCTGGCAAATTATTGATCTATCTGAAAAGCCAACTACCTTAATCTTGGATCATCCTCGAAATGTTGCTAAAAACATCATTGCCGACGACGACACCTTAGCTGTTCGATTGGTAAAAGAACCTTTTTGCTATAAGTTATTGGAGCGAATGAAAAATCCTTTGGTTTCTACATCAGCTAATATTTCTGGAGAACCTACTCCAAAATCATTTAAAGAAATCAGTCCCGAAATTATAAAAGGTGTAGACTATGTTGTAAATTTACATCGCGAAAAAATTTGCCAGAATCCTTCAACTATTATTAAGTTGACTAATGATTCTCAGGTGAAGATTATTAGAAAATAA
- a CDS encoding DUF4422 domain-containing protein, with translation MTGEEFKKTKLFKSDPKKTSKKIASILREYDVIVGIPYKLKKYTLGINYCKDHRKEDWDETKKIILEKFPEYEESINIHLENGKLFHIGNMMLCSKKLFDEYHTWIFSILFELEKRITIPTDQYQARVFGFISERLINMYIYHNKLKIKSVPIYKITDV, from the coding sequence ATAACAGGAGAGGAATTTAAAAAAACCAAACTTTTTAAATCTGATCCCAAAAAAACTTCTAAAAAAATCGCTTCTATTTTGCGAGAGTATGACGTAATTGTTGGTATCCCCTATAAACTAAAGAAATACACTTTAGGAATTAATTACTGTAAAGATCATAGAAAAGAAGACTGGGATGAAACAAAAAAAATAATTCTTGAAAAATTTCCAGAATACGAAGAAAGCATTAATATTCATCTTGAAAATGGAAAATTATTCCATATTGGAAATATGATGTTATGTTCAAAAAAATTATTTGACGAATACCATACTTGGATTTTCTCTATTCTTTTTGAGTTAGAAAAAAGAATTACGATCCCTACTGACCAATACCAAGCAAGAGTTTTTGGTTTTATTTCAGAACGACTAATTAACATGTATATTTATCACAATAAACTAAAAATAAAGTCAGTTCCTATTTATAAAATTACTGATGTGTAA
- a CDS encoding DUF4422 domain-containing protein: MVKIFVVTHKEAPLLQNDLFIPMQVGTNPSISDNILKDNTLDNIASKNPNFCELTATYWIWKNYTEAEYVGICHYRRYFNFYNPSYNLKPSKQKNNRRGI, translated from the coding sequence ATGGTTAAAATTTTTGTAGTTACACATAAAGAAGCTCCTCTTTTACAAAACGATTTATTTATACCTATGCAAGTAGGTACAAACCCTTCTATTTCGGATAATATTTTAAAAGATAATACTCTAGATAATATAGCTTCTAAAAACCCAAATTTTTGCGAACTAACCGCTACATATTGGATATGGAAAAATTATACAGAGGCTGAATATGTTGGAATATGCCATTACAGAAGGTATTTTAATTTTTACAATCCTTCCTATAATTTAAAACCATCAAAACAAAAAAATAACAGGAGAGGAATTTAA
- a CDS encoding glycosyltransferase family 2 protein, protein MKTTLLISTYNWPQALELIFESILIQTKLPDEILIADDGSREETKELIQFYSAKFPFTVKHFWQEDKGFRKSKILNIAIANTNADYIIQIDGDCILHEKFIEDHICNSEKKMYLYGSRVNILPLYVKSVFEKKTIKFNLFSKEIKNKTRTLHIPFFSKLQSKHDGISKKFRGCNVSYWRSDFLAVNGYNEDFEGWGREDSDLVIRMGNLGVKAKRLRYAGILYHIYHKVNSKHNLELNNSIQEKTINQKITRCEKGVEQYL, encoded by the coding sequence ATGAAAACAACATTGTTAATATCCACTTATAATTGGCCTCAAGCTCTAGAATTGATTTTTGAGAGTATATTAATTCAAACCAAATTACCTGATGAAATTTTAATTGCAGATGATGGTTCGAGAGAGGAAACAAAAGAACTAATCCAATTTTATTCAGCTAAATTCCCATTCACAGTAAAACATTTTTGGCAAGAGGATAAAGGTTTTAGAAAATCGAAAATACTTAATATAGCTATAGCAAATACTAATGCAGATTATATAATACAAATAGACGGCGACTGTATACTCCATGAAAAATTCATTGAAGATCATATTTGTAATTCGGAAAAAAAAATGTATTTATATGGTTCTAGGGTAAATATATTACCCCTTTATGTAAAAAGTGTTTTTGAAAAAAAAACAATTAAGTTTAATTTGTTTTCGAAAGAAATTAAAAATAAAACACGGACTTTACATATTCCATTTTTTTCTAAGCTACAAAGTAAACATGATGGTATTTCTAAGAAATTTAGAGGTTGTAATGTGTCTTATTGGCGTTCAGATTTTTTAGCAGTCAATGGATACAATGAGGATTTTGAAGGCTGGGGCAGAGAAGATTCGGATTTAGTTATCAGAATGGGAAATTTAGGAGTAAAAGCAAAAAGATTAAGATATGCGGGTATTTTATATCACATTTATCATAAAGTAAATTCAAAACACAATTTGGAGCTAAACAACTCTATTCAAGAGAAAACCATTAATCAGAAAATTACTCGTTGTGAAAAAGGTGTGGAACAATACTTGTAA
- a CDS encoding lipopolysaccharide kinase InaA family protein codes for MWNNTCKGNNKNLIDNCIVNFQSQGKYFVQGQRNAIKLFEIDGITLNIKSFKKPNLVNKIAYRYFRKSKARRSFEYASKLMDLGIGTPKPIAYFENFDFIGLNESYYVCEHLEDVFEFRALVQNEDFNQRESIIRQFVGFSYQMHQKGVEFLDHSPGNTLIKDNNDGTYSFYLVDLNRMKFHESIDFQTRMKNLSHLTPQKEMIVIMANEYAKVSGENENTVCETMWKFTEEFQYRYHRKKRLKKNLKFWKK; via the coding sequence GTGTGGAACAATACTTGTAAAGGTAATAATAAAAACCTGATTGATAATTGTATTGTCAATTTTCAATCACAAGGAAAATATTTTGTTCAAGGACAAAGAAATGCCATAAAATTATTTGAAATCGATGGCATTACATTAAATATTAAGTCTTTCAAAAAACCGAATCTAGTTAACAAAATCGCTTATCGTTATTTCAGAAAATCTAAAGCACGACGCTCGTTTGAATACGCTTCAAAATTGATGGATTTAGGAATTGGAACTCCAAAACCTATTGCTTATTTCGAGAATTTCGATTTTATAGGATTAAATGAAAGTTACTACGTTTGTGAACATTTAGAAGATGTTTTCGAATTCAGAGCGTTAGTTCAAAATGAAGATTTTAATCAACGTGAAAGTATTATAAGGCAGTTTGTTGGATTTTCTTATCAGATGCACCAAAAAGGAGTTGAGTTTTTAGATCATTCACCCGGAAATACTTTGATAAAAGACAATAACGATGGAACTTATTCCTTCTATCTAGTAGATTTAAATCGAATGAAATTTCATGAAAGTATTGATTTTCAAACGCGAATGAAGAATTTATCTCATCTAACGCCACAAAAAGAAATGATTGTTATTATGGCTAATGAATATGCTAAAGTTTCTGGAGAAAATGAAAATACTGTTTGTGAAACGATGTGGAAGTTTACAGAAGAATTTCAATATCGTTATCACCGAAAAAAAAGACTCAAAAAGAATTTAAAGTTCTGGAAAAAGTAG